One genomic window of Quercus lobata isolate SW786 chromosome 9, ValleyOak3.0 Primary Assembly, whole genome shotgun sequence includes the following:
- the LOC115959403 gene encoding uncharacterized protein LOC115959403 has product MKTSNSKALMVEPRRQRTFRCRFLCMLFLLSAGFFIGSAFVVTDYKERFLSRGFIDAMQNTRLKTCETQCRPQGSESLPKGIVSKTSDLEMRSLWGPLDKKKSKSSMNLLAIAAGIKQKESVNKIVKKFLSSDFVVMLFHYDGIVDDWRDLDWSDHAIHVSAVNQTKWWFAKRFLHPDIVSEYAYIFLWDEDLGIENFNVGRYLKIIKEEGLEISQPALDPNISEVHHHLTARDSRSKVHRKINKLIGGGRKCDANSTEPPCTGWVEMMAPVFSRASWHCAWHMIQNDLVHAWGLDFQLGYCAQGDRTKNIGIVDSEYIIHYGLPTLGGSVANKTEEPNQATHDMSSHSSEKLEGSLSHQSDSRTGVRKRSFVELEIFKNRWKKAVKEDYCWIDPYKKPPQQGKS; this is encoded by the exons ATGAAGACGTCAAATTCT AAAGCTTTAATGGTGGAGCCTAGGAGGCAGAGAACATTTAGATGTAGGTTCCTTTGCATGCTGTTTTTGCTTTCTGCAGGCTTCTTCATAGGGAGTGCATTTGTAGTCACAGATTACAAAGAG AGGTTTTTGTCAAGGGGATTCATTGATGCTATGCAGAATACAAGATTGAAGACGTGTGAG ACTCAGTGCAGGCCACAAGGAAGTGAATCACTACCTAAGGGTATTGTTTCCAAGACTTCTGACTTGGAAATGCGATCATTATGGGGCCCCCTGGATAAAAAG AAATCAAAGTCATCGATGAACTTATTGGCTATTGCAGCTGGGATAAAGCAAAAAGAAAGTGTgaataaaattgtaaagaaG TTTTTGTCCAGTGATTTTGTTGTGATGCTTTTCCATTATGATGGCATTGTGGATGACTGGAGAGATTTAGACTGGAGTGATCATGCCATACATGTTTCTGCCGTCAATCAAACTAAGTG GTGGTTTGCCAAGCGGTTCTTACATCCAGATATTGTGTCCGAGTATGCCTACATCTTCCTATGGGATGAAGAccttggaattgaaaattttaatgttggAAG AtatcttaaaattattaaagaagAAGGGCTTGAGATATCACAGCCCGCACTTGATCCTAATATATCAGAGGTGCATCATCATCTCACAGCGAGAGATAGCAGATCAAAAGTACACAG GAAGATAAACAAGTTGATTGGAGGTGGAAGGAAGTGTGATGCAAACAGCACAGAGCCTCCATGCACAGG GTGGGTGGAAATGATGGCTCCTGTTTTCTCAAGAGCATCCTGGCACTGTGCGTGGCATATGATTCAG AATGACTTGGTTCATGCGTGGGGCCTGGATTTTCAACTTGGTTATTGTGCACAG GGTGATCGAACCAAAAACATTGGTATTGTTGATTCCGAGTACATCATCCATTATGGTTTACCCACGCTAGGGGGTTCAGTGGCAAATAAG ACTGAAGAACCTAATCAAGCTACCCACGATATGAGCTCACATAGTTCAGAGAAATTG GAAGGATCACTGTCACATCAATCCGATAGTAGAACTGGG GTGAGAAAGAGGTCCTTTGTTGAATTAGAGATTTTCAAGAATAGGTGGAAAAAAGCAGTAAAGGAGGATTATTGCTGGATTGATCCATATAAAAAACCACCCCAGCAAGGCAAAAGCTAG
- the LOC115960225 gene encoding uncharacterized protein LOC115960225 yields MAIQAKTASLHFSHTFHSPSPMPASLSLLFGPLRSMSMASKPHRIRKSLELVTCKSNPNDNQQDYLIDAPESVGDGFSFSGGKYSDEPSQSDEWFKKGKMVRAHGVAGSGEKAKDPIFGLTMGVSSQTSADVFRWFCVESGSADKHPVILIHGFPSQAYSYRKVLPVLSKDYHAITFDWLGFGFSDKPQPGYGFDYTLGEYVSSLESLINELAISKVSLVVQGYFSPVVVKYALSHQEKLNNLILLNPPLTAKHANLPSTLSIFSNFLLGEIFAQDPLRASDKALTSCGPYKMKEDDAMVYRRPYLTSGSSGFALNAISRAMKKELKTYVEDMQMILTDKNWNVQTTVFWGQRDRWLNYDGVEDFCKDSRHKLVELPMAGHHVQEDRGEELGQLISKVISKRSQI; encoded by the exons ATGGCAATTCAAGCTAAAACCGCTTCTCTTCATTTCTCTCATACTTTTCACTCTCCTTCACCTATGCCTGCATCTCTATCTCTTCTCTTTGGACCACTCAGGTCAATGTCAATGGCTTCAAAACCTCATAGAATTAGAAAGTCTCTTGAGCTAGTCACTTGCAAGTCCAACCCCAATGATAACCAGCAA GATTATCTGATTGATGCTCCTGAGTCAGTTGGAGATGGCTTTTCCTTCAGTGGAG GAAAGTATTCAGATGAGCCAAGCCAATCAGATGAATGGTTTAAGAAAGGGAAGATG GTGAGAGCTCATGGTGTTGCTGGTTCTGGAGAGAAGGCAAAGGATCCCATTTTTGGACTCACAATGGGTGTTAGTTCTCAGACCTCAGCTGATGTTTTTAG ATGGTTTTGCGTTGAAAGTGGAAGTGCTGATAAGCATCCGGTCATATTAATTCATGGTTTTCCTTCACAG GCATACTCTTATCGTAAAGTTCTTCCTGTACTCTCTAAGGACTATCATGCCATCACTTTTGATTGGCTAG GTTTTGGATTTTCAGATAAGCCTCAACCTGGATATGGATTTGACTACACATTGGGTG AGTATGTGTCATCCTTGGAGTCTCTAATAAATGAGCTTGCCATCAGTAAGGTTTCACTTGTTGTCCAG GGCTACTTTTCCCCAGTTGTTGTTAAATATGCTCTCAGTCATCAAGAGAAACTTAACAACTTAATTCTACTCAATCCTCCG CTGACAGCCAAACATGCTAATCTTCCATCAACCCTGTCCATATTCAGCAACTTTTTGCTAGGTGAAATATTCGCTCAG GATCCCTTAAGGGCCAGTGATAAAGCCTTGACCAGTTGTGGTCCTTACAAAATGAAGGAGGATGATGCAATGGTTTATAGAAGACCTTATCTCACATCTGGTTCGTCAGGTTTTGCCTTAAATGCAATTAGCAGGGCAATGAAGAAAGAGCTAAAG ACCTATGTGGAGGATATGCAGATGATACTCACAGATAAAAATTGGAATGTTCAAACTACAGTTTTCTGGGGCCAAAGAGATCGCTGGTTGAACTACGATGGAGTTGAAGATTTCTGCAAGGATTCAAGACATAAGCTTGTAGAACTACCAATG GCAGGACATCATGTACAAGAAGATCGTGGTGAAGAACTTGGACAACTCATTTCTAAGGTTATCAGCAAAAGGAGCCAAATTTGA